A single Musa acuminata AAA Group cultivar baxijiao chromosome BXJ2-1, Cavendish_Baxijiao_AAA, whole genome shotgun sequence DNA region contains:
- the LOC135597944 gene encoding protein GLUTAMINE DUMPER 5-like, producing MRPAASSSSPSSGLQPWRSPLPYLFGGVAAMMCLIAVALLVLACTRHKSSEEDSTPPCTAEKPVVVPLEMEPRVVVVMAGDDVPTFIAKPLPPVACDEQRA from the coding sequence ATGAGGCCTGCAGCGAGCTCATCATCCCCCTCCTCAGGACTGCAGCCATGGCGTTCTCCACTCCCGTATCTCTTCGGAGGTGTGGCAGCAATGATGTGTCTCATCGCCGTAGCACTCCTCGTGCTTGCTTGCACTCGCCACAAGTCGTCCGAGGAAGACTCCACGCCGCCATGCACGGCCGAGAAGCCTGTGGTCGTCCCTCTGGAAATGGAACCTCGCGTCGTGGTCGTCATGGCCGGCGACGACGTCCCCACCTTCATCGCCAAGCCCCTCCCTCCCGTTGCATGCGATGAGCAACGAGCATAA